In Harmonia axyridis chromosome X, icHarAxyr1.1, whole genome shotgun sequence, a single window of DNA contains:
- the LOC123685904 gene encoding endochitinase: MKLAIFFFLLCTTASLADEPAKVVCYFSNWAVYRPGLGRYGQEDLPIDLCTHIIYSFIGVEDKDWSVLIIDPELDVDMNGFNNFTSLKKSHPKVKFMVAVGGWAEGGSKYSAMVAEKSRRDIFIRNVIDFMNKYNFDGFDLDWEYPGAADRGGSFSDKDKFFYFVEELRRAFNKEGKGWEITMAVPVAKFRLNEGYHVPELCELVDAIHAMTYDLRGNWAGFADTHSPLYKRPHDQWAYETLNVNDGLQLWVNYGCSPKKLVVGVPLYGRSFTLSNSNNNYNLGTYINKEAGGGDPGPYTNASGTLAYYEICTMVKDKSAGWTRKWDEYGKVPYAYKGNQWVGYEDPESVKIKMDFIKEKGYGGAMVWAIDMDDFHGLCGPKNQLMTILAETMMSYIVPQPTVTTTPRAEWARPPSTPSADGSGPVVTVTKPGQWNPSQTQSTTTYKPTSNRPTTSYQTSSSPKPTMPSKPAASPSNDIDEGCSHSEDFLPHIDCTKYYRCVHGKKMQFDCKPGTVYQTMTHICDWPANADRDECRKI, encoded by the exons atgaaattggcaatttttttcttcttattgtGCACTACAGCGAGTTTAGCAG ATGAACCTGCCAAAGTAGTCTGTTACTTCAGCAATTGGGCAGTGTACAGGCCAGGTCTTGGAAGATATGGGCAAGAAGATTTACCAATTGACTTATGTACACACATTATCTATTCCTTCATAGGTGTGGAAGATAAGGACTGGAGTGTCCTTATAATAGATCCAGAG CTGGATGTTGACATGAATGGGTTCAACAACTTTACAAGTTTGAAGAAAAGCCATCCGAAAGTTAAATTTATGGTAGCAGTAGGCGGATGGGCAGAGGGTGGTTCCAAATATTCCGCAATGGTCGCAGAAAAATCACGAAGGGATATTTTCATCAGGAATGTAATTG ATTTCATGAATAAATATAACTTCGACGGTTTTGACTTGGACTGGGAATATCCAGGGGCAGCAGACAGGGGTGGTAGCTTTTCGGACAAAGACAAATTCTTTTATTTCGTTGAAGAGCTGAGGCGTGCTTTCAATAAGGAAGGAAAAGGCTGGGAAATCACCATGGCTGTTCCTGTGGCTAAATTCAGATTGAATGAAGGATATCACGTACCAGAATTATGCGA ACTTGTTGATGCTATCCATGCTATGACATATGATCTCAGAGGAAATTGGGCAGGTTTTGCAGATACCCACAGCCCTCTCTACAAAAGACCACACGATCAATGGGCTTATGAAACTCTCAATGTG aatgatgGCTTGCAACTTTGGGTCAACTATGGTTGTTCTCCTAAGAAACTTGTTGTTGGTGTTCCATTATATGGTAGAAGTTTCACGTTGAGTAACAGTAATAATAATTACAATTTGGGAACTTACATCAACAAAGAAGCTGGAGGAGGCGACCCAGGTCCTTACACAAATGCTTCAGGCACCTTGGCTTATTATGAA ATATGTACCATGGTCAAAGATAAATCTGCAGGATGGACCAGAAAATGGGATGAGTATGGAAAAGTACCATATGCCTACAAAG GAAACCAATGGGTTGGTTATGAAGATCCCGAGAGTGTTAAGATAAAAATGGATTTCATCAAAGAAAAAGGTTACGGTGGTGCCATGGTGTGGGCGATTGATATGGACGATTTCCATGGGCTTTGTGGTCCAAAAAATCAACTAATGACTATTCTTGCAGAAACCATGATGTCTTATATAGTGCCACAACCTACCGTTACTACTACTCCCAGA GCGGAGTGGGCAAGGCCCCCAAGTACTCCTTCTGCAGATGGATCGGGTCCAGTGGTTACCGTAACAAAGCCTGGTCAATGGAACCCTTCGCAGACTCAAAGCACCACAACATATAAACCTACTTCCAACCGACCTACCACCTCATACCAAACCAGTTCATCGCCCAAACCAACAATGCCATCAAAACCAGCAGCTTCTCCTTCCAATGATATAGATGAGGGATGCAGTCACTCCGAAGACTTTTTACCCCACATCGACTGCACTAAG tACTACCGCTGTGTCCATGGCAAAAAGATGCAATTTGATTGCAAACCAGGCACTGTATATCAAACAATGACCCATATCTGTGATTGGCCTGCAAATGCTGATAGAGACGAATGCAGGAAAATATAA
- the LOC123686083 gene encoding DNA ligase 4: MLHFQVICDLLDEVQKAQGHSSKLEILKMKFAKLRDDTKNFENFYQIIRLILPEMDHGRKTYNMKENKIGRAIIKMLNLGDGNDKKNLLNHSKISNVSNIIDFADIVHTTLRKYISRKQSSINVSELNNHLDLIANRDSDTKLDEIMLKMFRSLTNSESKWIVRIMLKKLKLGIDNNKILNVFHPDAVEYYKSNSNLKKVCEYFWDPTVKLNLLNLNLFEHFQPMLSKRSDAHSFTRDFPENRTYFVETKFDGERFQLHMKDGQFKYFSRNGFDYTKEFGEDFRSGILTPKLKNVLNDDVRNIILDGEMMLWHKKKKKFGSKGMTLDVKKLHATNGFYQPCFCVYDILLINDQILTNTVLEERLKLLQHAVKRTVEGALVLSKYQECNNRQDIINILNESMDNEQEGIVVKDPKSIYKYKDRKSGWFKIKMEYFEDVVTDLDLILMGGYHRANSKELKSFLVGVFSNDKDKSVLSFGKVSSGLNFEEIDNVNKRFSDYGFLREEFKSTTEGKLKFGKDIPDVWLKPENSLIFTVRATELVRCSDESFGTSYTIRFPRILKVRDDKSYEDCLSVNELLELCQKNKAVIKLNKRHLELEEILTVKRQKKIKHIDVDKDALMQISNFLSGMKFFVLTRNEELSKGKIEDLIERYGGSFCLQREEDVDIVIVGTITSEVIQLIKKENKFDVIKVEWLQRVTRANRLLKYKQDEVICIGNGYYNCLADDVDMYGDSYSEELNPESLKSRLNFMAEKEHEMNLNNSIMFKADLPLFYKFTAYFDSYESINNFTSRLIYNSFLDEIEFKYRMGNVATTLTPEVNLIVIGPSNGERKYILENYAKEINCINYQIVESRQLYEDEEF, encoded by the exons ATGCTTCATTTTCAAGTTATTTGTGACCTTCTAGACGAAGTACAAAAAGCGCAAGGCCATAGCAGcaaattggaaattttgaaaatgaaatttgcaAAACTAAGAGACGATACGAAAAACTTCGAAAATTTCTACCAAATAATCAGATTAATTCTTCCCGAAATGGACCATGGGAGGAAAACTTATaatatgaaagaaaataaaattggcAGAGCAATAATTAAAATGCTGAATTTGGGAGatggaaatgataaaaaaaatttactcaATCACAGTAAAATATCTAATGTTTCTAATATTATCGATTTCGCTGATATTGTACATACAACACTTAGAAAGTATATTTCTAGAAAGCAATCCAGTATTAACGTTTCTGAGTTAAACAATCATCTTGATCTTATTGCAAATCGTGACTCTGATACCAAACTAG atgaaattatgttgaaaatgTTCAGATCTCTAACTAATTCCGAAAGTAAATGGATTGTCAgaattatgttgaaaaaattaaaactaggcaTTGATAACAATAAAATACTAAATGTATTTCATCCTGATGCTGTTGAATATTATAAATCGAACAGCAATTTGAAGAAA gtttgtgaatatttttgggACCCCACAGTAAAactgaatttattgaatttgaatcttTTTGAACACTTCCAACCCATGCTTTCTAAAAGAAGTGATGCACATTCTTTCACAAGAGATTTTCCAGAAAATAGAACATATTTCGTTGAGACAAAATTCGATGGTGAAAGATTTCAATTACATATGAAGGATGgacaattcaaatatttttcaaggaATGGTTTCGATTATACCAAAGAATTTGGAGAAGATTTCAGAAGCGGTATTTTAACACCAAAactgaagaatgttttgaatgaTGATGTAAGGAATATCATATTAGATGGTGAAATGATGCTATGGcacaaaaagaagaaaaagtttGGATCGAAAG GTATGACCCTTGATGTTAAAAAATTGCATGCAACAAATGGATTTTATCAACCGTGTTTTTGTGTTTATGATATACTCCTTATTAATGACCAAATATTGACTAATACAGTATTGGAAGAAAGATTAAAACTGCTGCAACATGCAGTTAAAAGAACTGTAGAAGGGGCTTTAGTTTTGAGCAAATATCAAGAATGTAACAACCGACAAGATATTATCAACATCTTGAATGAGTCGATGGATAATGAGCAGGAGGGTATAGTTGTAAAAGATCCAAAATCAATATACAAATATAAGGATCGGAAAAGTGGTTGGTTCAAGATTAAGATGGAG tATTTCGAAGATGTAGTTACCGATTTGGACTTGATATTGATGGGTGGTTATCACAGAGCAAATTCTAAGGAATTGAAATCCTTTCTTGTGGGGGTATTTTCCAATGATAAAG aTAAGAGTGTTTTGTCTTTTGGGAAAGTTTCAAGTgggttgaattttgaagaaattgatAATGTGAACAAAAGATTTTCTGATTATGGATTTCTCAGAGAAGAATTCAAAAGTACTACTGAAGGAAAACTTAAGTTTGGTAAAGATATTCCTGATGTTTGGCTGAAGCCGGAAAACAGTTTAATTTTTACA GTACGTGCAACTGAACTGGTAAGATGCAGTGATGAATCTTTTGGTACTTCTTATACCATTCGTTTTCCAAGGATTTTGAAAGTGAGAGATGATAAATCTTACGAAGATTGCCTTTCAGTTAATGAATTGTTAGAACTCTGCCAGAAGAACAAAGCTGTTATTAAACTCAATAAAAGGCATCTAGAGCTGGAAGAGATTCTCACAGttaaaagacaaaaaaaaataaagcatATTGACGTTGATAAAGATGCTTTGATGCAGATAAGCAATTTTTTAAGTggtatgaaattttttgttctaaCGAGAAATGAGGAATTATCTaagggaaaaattgaagatctcATAGAAAGATATGGTGGTAGCTTTTGTCTTCAGAGAG AAGAAGACGTTGATATAGTGATTGTTGGAACAATCACTTCAGAAGTAATACaactaataaaaaaagaaaataaatttgatgTTATAAAGGTAGAATGGCTGCAAAGGGTAACCAGAGCTAACcgtttattgaaatataaacaaGATGAAGTTATCTGTATAGGAAATGGTTATTACAATTGTTTAGCCGATGATGTTGATATGTATGGGGATTCTTACTCAGAGGAACTGAACCCTGAATCGTTAAAGAGCAGACTGAATTTTATGGCAGAAAAG GAACATGAAATGAATCTTAACAATTCCATAATGTTCAAGGCAGATTTACCTCTTTTCTATAAATTCACTGCTTACTTTGATTCCTATGAATCAATAAACAATTTCACTTCAAGATTAATTTACAACTCGTTCTTagatgaaattgaatttaagTACAGAATGGGAAATGTTGCAACAACATTGACACCAGAAGTAAATCTTATTGTTATTGGACCGAG TAATGGAGAGAGAAAATATATACTTGAGAATTATGCAAAAGAGATAAATTGTATCAATTATCAAATAGTGGAGAGTCGTCAACTGTATGAAGATGAAGAATTTTAA
- the LOC123685923 gene encoding membrane-associated tyrosine- and threonine-specific cdc2-inhibitory kinase wee-1.3-like isoform X1 gives MSIRRSSNKKKRNNSSKLDLNMDSNIFERLAKISPQHFTTKKDFLSQNIVPACPIVPPKLKRCYGKCSLVTETFGEAKVLNFECDDEAELSSWYRRDVQDTYFDQVFYRKLKIGEGSFGSVYKAICRDDNKLYAIKHFNGNHPKSSKYIEVENMRKVGLHQNILRFYMAWEEGENVYIKMECCQMSLAQYSKINHDIEEDQLHEILHDVIQGLVYLHSRNFVHLDVKPDNILLDRGHYKLADFGLLHHIRLVSAKVDKTDRMSSEGDAKYLAPEVLGGVYTCKADIFALGVTLMELATDYIMPSNGFLWHAIREGQIPSVLPEKISLRFLALIYRMLAYDNENRPCASQIMECSIVTEVMTKDALNERTDYARLISMGGLSYPNILNADLRRVLNGIADSPGDMFQTPVNRTVNRKMGFPANGDCIPRRINPKNGTPTKEFRRSPRVKLFL, from the exons ATGAGTATACGTCGTTCCTCCAACAAAAAGAAACGCAACAATTCTTCAAAACTTGATTTGAATATGGATTCcaacatttttgagaggttGGCAAAAATATCTCCTCAGCATTTCACTACAAAAAAA gaTTTTCTTTCTCAGAATATCGTACCAGCTTGTCCTATAGTACCTCCTAAACTTAAGAGGTGTTATGGAAAATGTTCATTGGTCACTGAAACCTTTGGAGAAGCCAAAGTCCTAAACTTTGAATGTGATGATGAAG CAGAATTGAGCTCATGGTATCGTAGGGATGTTCAAGACACCTACTTTGACCAAGTATTTTATCGCAAGCTCAAAATTGGGGAAGGCAGCTTTGGAAGTGTATACAAAGCAATTTGTAGAGATGATAATAAGTTATATGCAATTAAGCACTTCAATGGAAACCATCCTAAAAGTAGCAAGTATATAGAAGTTGAAAATATGAGAAAAGTTGGATTACATCAAAATATCTTGCGTTTCTATATGGCTTGGGAAGAAGGAGaaaatgtatatataaaaatggAATGTTGCCAAATGAGTTTGgcacaatattcaaaaataaatcacgATATCGAAGAGGACCAACTACATGAAATACTTCATGATGTTATTCAGGGATTAGTTTACCTTCATTCAAGAAACTTTGTGCACTTAGATGTGAAACCTGACAATATTTTGCTAGATCGAGGCCATTATAAACTGGCAGATTTTGGATTGCTTCACCATATCAGATTGGTGAGTGCTAAG GTGGACAAAACAGACCGTATGTCGTCCGAAGGAGACGCAAAATATCTGGCTCCTGAAGTTTTAGGTGGTGTATACACTTGCAAGGCGGATATTTTTGCTCTGGGGGTGACATTAATGGAACTTGCAACCGATTATATAATGCCTTCTAATGGTTTCTTATGGCATGCTATAAGAGAGGGCCAAATACCGTCTGTTTTGCCTGAGA aGATATCTCTGAGATTCTTGGCACTGATTTATAGAATGTTGGCttatgataatgaaaatagGCCATGTGCATCTCAGATCATGGAATGCTCTATTGTAACAGAAGTCATGACTAAAGATGCATTGAACGAGAGAACTGACTATGCG AGACTTATTTCAATGGGAGGATTATCTTACCCCAATATTTTGAATGCTGATCTAAGAAGAGTTCTCAATGGCATTGCTGATAGTCCAGGAGATATGTTCCAAACACCTGTGAATCGGACAGTTAATCGAAAAAT GGGATTTCCTGCGAATGGAGATTGTATTCCCAGGCGCATCAATCCGAAGAATGGCACTCCCACAAAGGAATTTAGACGCAGTCCACGTGTCAAATTATTTTTGTAA
- the LOC123685923 gene encoding membrane-associated tyrosine- and threonine-specific cdc2-inhibitory kinase wee-1.3-like isoform X4 produces MSIRRSSNKKKRNNSSKLDLNMDSNIFERLAKISPQHFTTKKDFLSQNIVPACPIVPPKLKRCYGKCSLVTETFGEAKVLNFECDDEELSSWYRRDVQDTYFDQVFYRKLKIGEGSFGSVYKAICRDDNKLYAIKHFNGNHPKSSKYIEVENMRKVGLHQNILRFYMAWEEGENVYIKMECCQMSLAQYSKINHDIEEDQLHEILHDVIQGLVYLHSRNFVHLDVKPDNILLDRGHYKLADFGLLHHIRLVDKTDRMSSEGDAKYLAPEVLGGVYTCKADIFALGVTLMELATDYIMPSNGFLWHAIREGQIPSVLPEKISLRFLALIYRMLAYDNENRPCASQIMECSIVTEVMTKDALNERTDYARLISMGGLSYPNILNADLRRVLNGIADSPGDMFQTPVNRTVNRKMGFPANGDCIPRRINPKNGTPTKEFRRSPRVKLFL; encoded by the exons ATGAGTATACGTCGTTCCTCCAACAAAAAGAAACGCAACAATTCTTCAAAACTTGATTTGAATATGGATTCcaacatttttgagaggttGGCAAAAATATCTCCTCAGCATTTCACTACAAAAAAA gaTTTTCTTTCTCAGAATATCGTACCAGCTTGTCCTATAGTACCTCCTAAACTTAAGAGGTGTTATGGAAAATGTTCATTGGTCACTGAAACCTTTGGAGAAGCCAAAGTCCTAAACTTTGAATGTGATGATGAAG AATTGAGCTCATGGTATCGTAGGGATGTTCAAGACACCTACTTTGACCAAGTATTTTATCGCAAGCTCAAAATTGGGGAAGGCAGCTTTGGAAGTGTATACAAAGCAATTTGTAGAGATGATAATAAGTTATATGCAATTAAGCACTTCAATGGAAACCATCCTAAAAGTAGCAAGTATATAGAAGTTGAAAATATGAGAAAAGTTGGATTACATCAAAATATCTTGCGTTTCTATATGGCTTGGGAAGAAGGAGaaaatgtatatataaaaatggAATGTTGCCAAATGAGTTTGgcacaatattcaaaaataaatcacgATATCGAAGAGGACCAACTACATGAAATACTTCATGATGTTATTCAGGGATTAGTTTACCTTCATTCAAGAAACTTTGTGCACTTAGATGTGAAACCTGACAATATTTTGCTAGATCGAGGCCATTATAAACTGGCAGATTTTGGATTGCTTCACCATATCAGATTG GTGGACAAAACAGACCGTATGTCGTCCGAAGGAGACGCAAAATATCTGGCTCCTGAAGTTTTAGGTGGTGTATACACTTGCAAGGCGGATATTTTTGCTCTGGGGGTGACATTAATGGAACTTGCAACCGATTATATAATGCCTTCTAATGGTTTCTTATGGCATGCTATAAGAGAGGGCCAAATACCGTCTGTTTTGCCTGAGA aGATATCTCTGAGATTCTTGGCACTGATTTATAGAATGTTGGCttatgataatgaaaatagGCCATGTGCATCTCAGATCATGGAATGCTCTATTGTAACAGAAGTCATGACTAAAGATGCATTGAACGAGAGAACTGACTATGCG AGACTTATTTCAATGGGAGGATTATCTTACCCCAATATTTTGAATGCTGATCTAAGAAGAGTTCTCAATGGCATTGCTGATAGTCCAGGAGATATGTTCCAAACACCTGTGAATCGGACAGTTAATCGAAAAAT GGGATTTCCTGCGAATGGAGATTGTATTCCCAGGCGCATCAATCCGAAGAATGGCACTCCCACAAAGGAATTTAGACGCAGTCCACGTGTCAAATTATTTTTGTAA
- the LOC123685923 gene encoding membrane-associated tyrosine- and threonine-specific cdc2-inhibitory kinase wee-1.3-like isoform X2: protein MSIRRSSNKKKRNNSSKLDLNMDSNIFERLAKISPQHFTTKKDFLSQNIVPACPIVPPKLKRCYGKCSLVTETFGEAKVLNFECDDEELSSWYRRDVQDTYFDQVFYRKLKIGEGSFGSVYKAICRDDNKLYAIKHFNGNHPKSSKYIEVENMRKVGLHQNILRFYMAWEEGENVYIKMECCQMSLAQYSKINHDIEEDQLHEILHDVIQGLVYLHSRNFVHLDVKPDNILLDRGHYKLADFGLLHHIRLVSAKVDKTDRMSSEGDAKYLAPEVLGGVYTCKADIFALGVTLMELATDYIMPSNGFLWHAIREGQIPSVLPEKISLRFLALIYRMLAYDNENRPCASQIMECSIVTEVMTKDALNERTDYARLISMGGLSYPNILNADLRRVLNGIADSPGDMFQTPVNRTVNRKMGFPANGDCIPRRINPKNGTPTKEFRRSPRVKLFL, encoded by the exons ATGAGTATACGTCGTTCCTCCAACAAAAAGAAACGCAACAATTCTTCAAAACTTGATTTGAATATGGATTCcaacatttttgagaggttGGCAAAAATATCTCCTCAGCATTTCACTACAAAAAAA gaTTTTCTTTCTCAGAATATCGTACCAGCTTGTCCTATAGTACCTCCTAAACTTAAGAGGTGTTATGGAAAATGTTCATTGGTCACTGAAACCTTTGGAGAAGCCAAAGTCCTAAACTTTGAATGTGATGATGAAG AATTGAGCTCATGGTATCGTAGGGATGTTCAAGACACCTACTTTGACCAAGTATTTTATCGCAAGCTCAAAATTGGGGAAGGCAGCTTTGGAAGTGTATACAAAGCAATTTGTAGAGATGATAATAAGTTATATGCAATTAAGCACTTCAATGGAAACCATCCTAAAAGTAGCAAGTATATAGAAGTTGAAAATATGAGAAAAGTTGGATTACATCAAAATATCTTGCGTTTCTATATGGCTTGGGAAGAAGGAGaaaatgtatatataaaaatggAATGTTGCCAAATGAGTTTGgcacaatattcaaaaataaatcacgATATCGAAGAGGACCAACTACATGAAATACTTCATGATGTTATTCAGGGATTAGTTTACCTTCATTCAAGAAACTTTGTGCACTTAGATGTGAAACCTGACAATATTTTGCTAGATCGAGGCCATTATAAACTGGCAGATTTTGGATTGCTTCACCATATCAGATTGGTGAGTGCTAAG GTGGACAAAACAGACCGTATGTCGTCCGAAGGAGACGCAAAATATCTGGCTCCTGAAGTTTTAGGTGGTGTATACACTTGCAAGGCGGATATTTTTGCTCTGGGGGTGACATTAATGGAACTTGCAACCGATTATATAATGCCTTCTAATGGTTTCTTATGGCATGCTATAAGAGAGGGCCAAATACCGTCTGTTTTGCCTGAGA aGATATCTCTGAGATTCTTGGCACTGATTTATAGAATGTTGGCttatgataatgaaaatagGCCATGTGCATCTCAGATCATGGAATGCTCTATTGTAACAGAAGTCATGACTAAAGATGCATTGAACGAGAGAACTGACTATGCG AGACTTATTTCAATGGGAGGATTATCTTACCCCAATATTTTGAATGCTGATCTAAGAAGAGTTCTCAATGGCATTGCTGATAGTCCAGGAGATATGTTCCAAACACCTGTGAATCGGACAGTTAATCGAAAAAT GGGATTTCCTGCGAATGGAGATTGTATTCCCAGGCGCATCAATCCGAAGAATGGCACTCCCACAAAGGAATTTAGACGCAGTCCACGTGTCAAATTATTTTTGTAA
- the LOC123685923 gene encoding membrane-associated tyrosine- and threonine-specific cdc2-inhibitory kinase wee-1.3-like isoform X3, with translation MSIRRSSNKKKRNNSSKLDLNMDSNIFERLAKISPQHFTTKKDFLSQNIVPACPIVPPKLKRCYGKCSLVTETFGEAKVLNFECDDEAELSSWYRRDVQDTYFDQVFYRKLKIGEGSFGSVYKAICRDDNKLYAIKHFNGNHPKSSKYIEVENMRKVGLHQNILRFYMAWEEGENVYIKMECCQMSLAQYSKINHDIEEDQLHEILHDVIQGLVYLHSRNFVHLDVKPDNILLDRGHYKLADFGLLHHIRLVDKTDRMSSEGDAKYLAPEVLGGVYTCKADIFALGVTLMELATDYIMPSNGFLWHAIREGQIPSVLPEKISLRFLALIYRMLAYDNENRPCASQIMECSIVTEVMTKDALNERTDYARLISMGGLSYPNILNADLRRVLNGIADSPGDMFQTPVNRTVNRKMGFPANGDCIPRRINPKNGTPTKEFRRSPRVKLFL, from the exons ATGAGTATACGTCGTTCCTCCAACAAAAAGAAACGCAACAATTCTTCAAAACTTGATTTGAATATGGATTCcaacatttttgagaggttGGCAAAAATATCTCCTCAGCATTTCACTACAAAAAAA gaTTTTCTTTCTCAGAATATCGTACCAGCTTGTCCTATAGTACCTCCTAAACTTAAGAGGTGTTATGGAAAATGTTCATTGGTCACTGAAACCTTTGGAGAAGCCAAAGTCCTAAACTTTGAATGTGATGATGAAG CAGAATTGAGCTCATGGTATCGTAGGGATGTTCAAGACACCTACTTTGACCAAGTATTTTATCGCAAGCTCAAAATTGGGGAAGGCAGCTTTGGAAGTGTATACAAAGCAATTTGTAGAGATGATAATAAGTTATATGCAATTAAGCACTTCAATGGAAACCATCCTAAAAGTAGCAAGTATATAGAAGTTGAAAATATGAGAAAAGTTGGATTACATCAAAATATCTTGCGTTTCTATATGGCTTGGGAAGAAGGAGaaaatgtatatataaaaatggAATGTTGCCAAATGAGTTTGgcacaatattcaaaaataaatcacgATATCGAAGAGGACCAACTACATGAAATACTTCATGATGTTATTCAGGGATTAGTTTACCTTCATTCAAGAAACTTTGTGCACTTAGATGTGAAACCTGACAATATTTTGCTAGATCGAGGCCATTATAAACTGGCAGATTTTGGATTGCTTCACCATATCAGATTG GTGGACAAAACAGACCGTATGTCGTCCGAAGGAGACGCAAAATATCTGGCTCCTGAAGTTTTAGGTGGTGTATACACTTGCAAGGCGGATATTTTTGCTCTGGGGGTGACATTAATGGAACTTGCAACCGATTATATAATGCCTTCTAATGGTTTCTTATGGCATGCTATAAGAGAGGGCCAAATACCGTCTGTTTTGCCTGAGA aGATATCTCTGAGATTCTTGGCACTGATTTATAGAATGTTGGCttatgataatgaaaatagGCCATGTGCATCTCAGATCATGGAATGCTCTATTGTAACAGAAGTCATGACTAAAGATGCATTGAACGAGAGAACTGACTATGCG AGACTTATTTCAATGGGAGGATTATCTTACCCCAATATTTTGAATGCTGATCTAAGAAGAGTTCTCAATGGCATTGCTGATAGTCCAGGAGATATGTTCCAAACACCTGTGAATCGGACAGTTAATCGAAAAAT GGGATTTCCTGCGAATGGAGATTGTATTCCCAGGCGCATCAATCCGAAGAATGGCACTCCCACAAAGGAATTTAGACGCAGTCCACGTGTCAAATTATTTTTGTAA